In Paenibacillus sp. J23TS9, a single genomic region encodes these proteins:
- a CDS encoding nuclear transport factor 2 family protein produces the protein MKQSKGSITSRTSEGFEAFKLALEKGSTEEFLKLVTEDFHFFVPLPLEGWDHEQQGKERFEDLIRFERSLFQMQLTPVIAIENEDNGMVLFRSEGVLNGRNFSNELVIVFTFEEERIRSFKEYVGMPLRNYENP, from the coding sequence ATGAAACAATCCAAAGGTTCTATCACTTCCCGAACAAGCGAAGGTTTTGAGGCGTTTAAGCTGGCTTTAGAAAAGGGATCTACCGAGGAATTTCTTAAGCTGGTTACGGAAGATTTTCATTTCTTCGTTCCGCTTCCGTTAGAGGGCTGGGATCATGAACAGCAAGGGAAAGAGCGGTTCGAAGATTTAATCAGGTTTGAGCGCTCCCTATTTCAAATGCAGCTGACTCCGGTTATCGCAATTGAAAATGAAGATAACGGGATGGTTCTATTTCGCTCGGAAGGTGTGTTGAATGGACGGAATTTTAGCAATGAGCTTGTAATCGTCTTTACGTTCGAGGAAGAGCGGATCCGTTCCTTCAAAGAATATGTAGGTATGCCGTTACGAAACTACGAGAATCCTTAA
- a CDS encoding NAD(P)-dependent alcohol dehydrogenase → MINANARAVFGPEGPFELTTIERRDLRPHDVLIETKYAGICHSDIHTARGDWGPVQYPLVPGHEIAGIVSQVGSDVAKYKVGDRVGVGCMVDSCGECESCRRGEEQYCLHGHTGTYAAIDRHGQYTQGGYSTHIVVTEDFVVRIPDGIDLDVAAPLLCAGITTYSPLRHWGAAPGKRIAVVGLGGLGHMAVKLAHAMGTEITVLSQTLKKKEDGLKLGADHYYATSDPETFNKLAGTFDLIVNTVSARIDLNAYLSLLAVDGTLVNVGAPPEALPVQVFSLIPHRRSFAGSAIGGIQETQEMLDFCAEHQITPEIEVISAEQIDEAWERVLASNVRYRFVIDISTMGNE, encoded by the coding sequence ATGATTAATGCTAATGCACGTGCTGTGTTCGGTCCGGAAGGTCCGTTTGAATTAACCACAATTGAGCGTAGGGATCTTAGGCCGCATGATGTCCTCATTGAGACCAAGTACGCGGGTATTTGTCACTCTGACATCCATACCGCTCGCGGGGATTGGGGACCGGTCCAATATCCTCTCGTTCCAGGACATGAGATCGCCGGCATTGTCTCCCAGGTTGGTTCGGATGTCGCAAAGTATAAAGTTGGTGACCGAGTAGGGGTCGGCTGCATGGTTGATTCCTGCGGAGAGTGCGAAAGCTGCCGCCGAGGAGAGGAGCAGTATTGTCTTCATGGACATACGGGTACCTATGCAGCTATCGACAGACATGGACAATATACACAGGGTGGTTATTCCACCCACATCGTCGTAACGGAAGATTTCGTGGTTCGAATTCCCGACGGCATTGATCTCGATGTCGCCGCACCGCTTTTATGTGCTGGGATCACAACCTACTCGCCGCTGCGCCATTGGGGTGCTGCTCCCGGCAAAAGAATAGCGGTAGTTGGACTTGGAGGACTCGGACACATGGCTGTGAAGCTCGCTCATGCCATGGGAACAGAAATAACGGTTTTATCTCAAACCTTGAAGAAGAAAGAAGACGGTTTGAAATTAGGCGCGGATCATTATTATGCGACCAGCGATCCGGAGACATTCAATAAGCTAGCCGGTACGTTTGATCTCATCGTGAATACGGTGAGCGCCAGAATCGATTTGAATGCATACTTATCACTGCTGGCAGTGGACGGTACGTTGGTTAACGTAGGTGCACCGCCGGAAGCATTACCTGTTCAAGTATTCTCTCTTATCCCGCATCGTCGGTCGTTTGCTGGATCGGCAATCGGCGGTATTCAAGAAACACAGGAAATGCTTGATTTCTGCGCTGAACACCAAATCACACCTGAGATCGAGGTTATCTCCGCTGAACAGATTGATGAGGCTTGGGAACGCGTACTTGCTTCGAATGTCCGGTATCGATTTGTCATCGACATCAGCACGATGGGGAATGAATAA
- a CDS encoding multidrug effflux MFS transporter, giving the protein MLATFSALGPFTVDMYLASLPQIAAFFGTSASAVQASLTTSLLGLGLGQLIMGPLSDIYGRRPPLLISMIIYILSSIGCAFAPSIQWFICLRLIQGVAASAGLVISRAIVRDRFSGVEMTKFISLLTMISNVAPLISPTAGSAVMSYSSWIGIFIFLGVLGIALTGITLWGLKESLPVMQRVPSSTISLMRNYNSLFRKRSFMGYALVNGILFAGVFAYVAGTPFIYQTIYGVSPQMFSILFALNGLAIILGSQFVKLLAGRVTESRLFLIGLIIAFISSAATLFIVLVQGALSAMFVSIFLFALSIGIIGPISFTLAMESQGHIAGSASAVLGTLQFALGAVTSPLVGIAGDNSAIPFGIVIFSTSLLSVIAYIVLIKEKNDPALRS; this is encoded by the coding sequence ATATTGGCAACATTTTCGGCGTTGGGGCCATTTACCGTCGATATGTACCTTGCATCACTTCCGCAGATCGCTGCTTTTTTTGGAACAAGCGCATCTGCGGTTCAAGCGAGTTTAACCACTAGCCTGTTAGGATTAGGGTTAGGACAGTTGATCATGGGGCCTTTAAGCGACATTTATGGAAGACGTCCGCCTTTATTGATTTCGATGATCATATATATTCTTTCTTCGATTGGATGCGCTTTTGCACCAAGCATCCAATGGTTCATATGTTTAAGGCTAATTCAAGGGGTGGCTGCGTCCGCCGGACTCGTCATTTCGAGAGCTATTGTTCGAGATCGGTTTAGCGGGGTCGAAATGACGAAGTTTATATCGCTGCTAACGATGATAAGCAATGTGGCACCGTTAATTTCCCCTACGGCCGGAAGTGCGGTCATGTCTTATAGCTCATGGATAGGTATATTTATATTTTTGGGGGTGCTTGGCATAGCATTAACCGGGATAACCCTATGGGGGCTAAAGGAAAGCTTACCTGTAATGCAGCGTGTACCGAGCAGTACCATTTCGCTGATGAGAAATTATAACAGCTTGTTCCGAAAGCGCTCGTTTATGGGGTATGCTCTCGTCAATGGCATTTTGTTCGCAGGTGTTTTTGCCTATGTTGCGGGTACCCCATTTATCTATCAAACCATATACGGCGTTTCGCCGCAAATGTTTTCGATCCTCTTTGCGCTCAACGGCCTTGCTATTATTTTGGGATCTCAATTCGTCAAACTTCTTGCAGGCCGGGTAACGGAAAGCCGACTATTTTTGATCGGATTAATAATAGCGTTTATATCTTCTGCTGCGACCTTATTTATAGTATTGGTACAAGGAGCATTATCAGCCATGTTTGTTTCGATCTTCTTATTCGCTTTATCCATTGGTATCATTGGACCCATCTCTTTTACATTAGCAATGGAGTCGCAGGGGCATATTGCAGGAAGCGCTTCTGCCGTGCTCGGTACATTACAGTTTGCGTTAGGTGCCGTTACGTCTCCGCTTGTGGGTATTGCAGGCGACAATTCTGCTATACCATTTGGGATTGTTATATTTTCGACCAGTTTACTATCAGTCATTGCTTATATCGTTCTGATTAAAGAAAAAAATGATCCGGCATTAAGATCATAA
- a CDS encoding TetR/AcrR family transcriptional regulator has translation MAKVDRRILKTQESLKKAVIELMAVKNFDDITIQDIADQANVNRGTIYLHYQDKYDLLDQIMENQINELREMDTWACELEWVEALVPYFEYFERNYLLFSTMLASKGAPSSFRTRLLASFMEGFKGEIDQESGKNTDLIDDVMLQYAGTAYVGVIEWWIRNGMPYSPQVIAKQVGTLLERSL, from the coding sequence ATGGCAAAAGTGGATCGGAGAATTCTAAAAACGCAAGAATCCTTGAAAAAAGCCGTCATTGAACTGATGGCAGTTAAAAATTTCGATGATATTACCATTCAAGACATTGCGGACCAAGCAAACGTAAATCGAGGTACGATATATCTTCATTATCAGGACAAATATGATTTATTGGATCAAATCATGGAGAATCAGATTAACGAATTAAGGGAGATGGATACATGGGCATGCGAGTTGGAATGGGTCGAAGCTCTAGTTCCATATTTCGAATATTTCGAGAGAAATTATTTGCTTTTTTCAACCATGTTAGCATCTAAAGGTGCCCCTTCATCTTTTAGAACACGGCTGCTTGCTTCTTTCATGGAAGGCTTCAAAGGTGAGATTGACCAAGAAAGCGGTAAAAATACGGATTTAATCGATGATGTGATGCTGCAGTATGCCGGGACTGCTTATGTAGGGGTCATTGAATGGTGGATCCGAAATGGAATGCCCTATTCACCTCAAGTCATAGCCAAACAAGTTGGGACCTTGTTAGAAAGAAGTCTATAA
- a CDS encoding DinB family protein, with protein MSEMVINTAKVLRQITQQQVQATPEELFDVQIAGFNNTIRWNVGHIIYWMDQYSTLSFASPSVIPDTYETLFNSGTKPSDWSSTPPSKKEMLGILAAQLLRMTELTPEMLEVKLSTPYAMGPFQFNTAGELFNFAIIHEAIHLGTITSQLKGSVALTKD; from the coding sequence ATGTCTGAAATGGTTATCAATACGGCAAAGGTTTTACGTCAAATAACACAGCAACAGGTGCAGGCTACCCCCGAGGAATTATTCGACGTTCAAATTGCAGGTTTTAACAATACAATCCGTTGGAATGTCGGTCATATCATTTATTGGATGGATCAATATTCTACCTTGAGCTTCGCTTCTCCATCTGTCATTCCGGATACGTATGAGACGCTATTTAACTCTGGGACCAAGCCCTCGGACTGGTCCTCTACTCCTCCATCGAAGAAAGAGATGCTCGGAATCTTAGCCGCGCAGCTTCTCAGAATGACTGAGCTGACACCCGAGATGCTAGAAGTAAAGCTTTCTACTCCTTATGCCATGGGTCCGTTTCAATTCAACACCGCCGGTGAGTTGTTTAATTTCGCTATCATTCATGAAGCCATCCACCTTGGAACGATAACGAGCCAACTAAAGGGTTCTGTCGCGCTAACCAAAGATTGA